A genomic segment from Pseudoxanthomonas sp. CF385 encodes:
- a CDS encoding suppressor of fused domain protein, whose amino-acid sequence MLQHLRTLMGAAPDPVPALAAARTVALQSALGEPERIDRDPDRRHRVDVHVYARTFVEACVEGGDEGYVLVTSGMSDRLMPMPDGYDGDESAARELFWYVRAPHPAFIAQLRWLAKLPFAEGSWLGYGHTVPLPEPPLAGSPFSTFLLLPPVVATDRHLFDNVHLQGQGVEPLVVHLVSDAEYDLVRSDEGLDVFLDLLDVHRYPLVFDPARPSYL is encoded by the coding sequence TTGCTGCAACACCTCCGGACACTGATGGGCGCCGCGCCCGATCCCGTGCCTGCCCTCGCGGCGGCGCGCACGGTGGCGTTGCAGTCGGCGCTCGGCGAGCCCGAGCGCATCGATCGCGACCCCGATCGGCGGCACCGGGTGGACGTGCATGTCTACGCGCGCACCTTCGTCGAAGCGTGCGTGGAAGGCGGCGACGAGGGCTACGTGCTGGTCACCAGCGGCATGAGCGACCGGTTGATGCCGATGCCCGACGGCTACGACGGCGACGAGTCCGCGGCCCGCGAGCTGTTCTGGTACGTGCGTGCGCCGCATCCGGCCTTCATCGCGCAGCTACGCTGGCTGGCCAAACTGCCGTTCGCGGAAGGCAGCTGGCTCGGATACGGCCACACGGTGCCGTTGCCGGAGCCGCCGCTGGCGGGCTCGCCGTTCTCCACCTTCCTGTTGCTGCCCCCGGTCGTGGCGACCGATCGCCACCTGTTCGACAACGTGCACCTGCAGGGCCAGGGCGTCGAGCCGCTGGTCGTGCACCTGGTGTCCGACGCGGAGTACGACCTGGTGCGCTCGGACGAGGGCCTGGATGTGTTCCTCGACCTGCTCGACGTGCACCGTTACCCGCTGGTATTCGATCCTGCGCGCCCGTCGTATCTCTGA
- the rmuC gene encoding DNA recombination protein RmuC has protein sequence MDSQTLLILLLILVAVAVVLLAVLLLRRPEARIGDLLERALRDEQREGRSELRDQLEGLSRAQEVRIDGFGRSLADLSTRTDQRLDVLRDTLTEDARKGRLESAESQQRFADTLGQRLNELTQRNEQRIGEMRQTLEGRLKELQADNAQKLEQMRATVDEKLHATLETRLTESFGNVTRMLAQVHQGLGDMNKLAADVGGLQRVLTNVKSRGVFGEVQLAGLLEQVFAPDQYAGNVATVPGSGERVEFAVRFPGSSGDAVVWLPIDAKFPREDYERLLDAQERADADAVKQAGDALERAVRKQAQEIRKYIAVPHTTEFAIMFLPTEGLYAEVLRRPGLFEAIQRDQRITIAGPTTLLALLTSLQVGFRTVAIEKRSAEVWSILANAKREFGKFGDVMDSVKTKLDQASKQIDQTGVRTRAIERSLREVESLPSADGAKLLGGDEAE, from the coding sequence ATGGATTCCCAGACCCTGCTCATCCTGCTGCTGATCCTTGTCGCCGTCGCCGTCGTCCTGCTCGCGGTGCTGCTGCTGCGCCGCCCCGAGGCCCGCATCGGCGACCTGCTGGAACGCGCGCTGCGCGACGAGCAGCGCGAAGGCCGCAGCGAGCTGCGCGACCAGCTGGAAGGCCTGTCGCGCGCGCAGGAAGTGCGCATCGACGGCTTTGGCCGCAGTCTCGCCGACTTGAGCACCCGCACCGACCAGCGCCTGGACGTTTTGCGCGACACGCTGACCGAGGACGCCCGCAAGGGCCGGTTGGAATCGGCCGAATCCCAGCAGCGCTTCGCCGACACGCTGGGCCAGCGTCTCAACGAACTTACCCAGCGCAACGAGCAGCGCATCGGCGAGATGCGGCAGACGCTGGAAGGCCGCCTGAAAGAGCTGCAGGCCGACAATGCGCAGAAGCTCGAGCAGATGCGGGCGACCGTGGACGAGAAGCTGCACGCCACCCTGGAGACCCGCCTGACCGAGAGCTTCGGCAACGTCACCCGCATGCTCGCGCAAGTGCACCAGGGCTTGGGCGACATGAACAAGCTGGCGGCGGACGTCGGCGGCCTGCAGCGTGTGCTGACCAACGTGAAGAGCCGCGGCGTGTTCGGCGAAGTGCAGCTGGCCGGTCTGCTGGAGCAGGTGTTCGCGCCGGACCAGTACGCCGGCAACGTGGCCACCGTGCCCGGCAGCGGCGAGCGCGTGGAGTTCGCGGTGCGTTTTCCGGGTTCTTCCGGCGATGCGGTGGTCTGGCTGCCGATCGACGCCAAGTTTCCGCGCGAAGACTACGAGCGGCTGCTCGACGCCCAGGAACGGGCGGACGCCGATGCGGTCAAGCAGGCCGGCGACGCGCTGGAGCGTGCGGTGCGCAAGCAGGCGCAGGAGATCCGCAAGTACATCGCGGTGCCGCATACGACCGAGTTCGCGATCATGTTCCTGCCCACCGAGGGCCTCTACGCCGAAGTGCTGCGTCGCCCGGGCCTGTTCGAAGCGATCCAGCGCGACCAGCGCATCACCATCGCCGGCCCCACCACGCTGCTGGCCCTGCTGACCAGCCTGCAGGTGGGCTTCCGCACCGTGGCCATCGAGAAGCGGTCGGCCGAGGTCTGGAGCATCCTGGCCAACGCCAAGCGCGAGTTCGGCAAGTTCGGCGACGTGATGGATTCGGTGAAGACCAAGCTGGACCAGGCCAGCAAGCAGATCGACCAGACCGGCGTGCGGACGCGCGCGATCGAGCGCAGCCTGCGCGAGGTGGAGTCGCTGCCCAGCGCCGATGGCGCGAAACTCCTCGGTGGCGACGAAGCCGAGTGA
- a CDS encoding VacJ family lipoprotein, producing the protein MNLFRLSTVVLLAALATACASAPKSATGAPPEPVVVDGSASVDATPALALPAAPPIDPATIAAAPTTDPATASAEDDFAAIYGQGAYDPVADPSLPAPVQAPVAYDPWEKYNRKVHAFNNAVDRAVARPLARAYTAAVPRPVRLGVSNFFDNLRQPLTMVNQLLQGRPRDATQTFGRFVMNSTLGIGGLFDPASDLKMKRRSEDFGQTLGTWGWKRSRYVELPFFGPRTVRDVLGLAGDMPLSPVRQIEDDKTRIFLQGLNLVDTRAQLLSLDSLREGAVDDYALVRDSWLQRRNYQIESHRTQQQPSEDELPEYLQDENNPTVPVDAMPMPEISGGG; encoded by the coding sequence ATGAATCTGTTCCGCCTCAGCACCGTGGTCCTGCTGGCCGCCCTGGCGACGGCCTGCGCCTCGGCGCCCAAGTCGGCCACCGGCGCGCCACCCGAACCCGTGGTGGTCGACGGCAGCGCCAGCGTCGATGCGACACCCGCCCTCGCGCTGCCTGCCGCACCGCCGATCGATCCGGCGACGATCGCCGCCGCGCCGACCACCGATCCCGCCACGGCCAGCGCCGAGGACGATTTCGCGGCCATCTACGGCCAGGGCGCCTACGACCCGGTCGCCGATCCCTCGCTGCCCGCCCCCGTGCAGGCGCCGGTCGCCTACGACCCGTGGGAGAAGTACAACCGCAAGGTGCACGCCTTCAACAACGCGGTGGACCGTGCGGTCGCCCGTCCGCTGGCGCGCGCCTACACCGCGGCGGTGCCCCGGCCGGTGCGCCTGGGCGTGAGCAACTTCTTCGACAACCTGCGCCAGCCGCTGACGATGGTGAACCAGCTGCTGCAGGGCCGCCCGCGCGATGCCACGCAGACCTTCGGCCGCTTCGTGATGAATTCCACGCTGGGCATCGGTGGCCTGTTCGACCCGGCCAGCGACCTGAAGATGAAGCGGCGCAGCGAGGATTTCGGGCAGACGCTGGGCACCTGGGGCTGGAAGCGCTCGCGCTACGTGGAACTCCCGTTCTTCGGCCCGCGCACCGTGCGCGACGTCCTCGGACTGGCGGGCGACATGCCGCTCAGCCCGGTGCGGCAGATCGAGGACGACAAGACGCGCATCTTCCTGCAGGGCCTGAACCTGGTGGACACGCGCGCGCAGCTGCTCTCGCTGGACAGCCTGCGCGAGGGCGCGGTCGACGACTACGCGCTGGTCCGCGATTCGTGGCTGCAGCGCCGCAACTACCAGATCGAGAGCCACCGTACCCAGCAGCAGCCGTCCGAGGACGAACTGCCGGAGTACCTGCAGGACGAGAACAATCCCACCGTCCCGGTCGATGCGATGCCGATGCCGGAGATCAGCGGCGGCGGCTGA
- a CDS encoding STAS domain-containing protein, with the protein MPAASDAGVRRDGDALVFTGALDRAAAAVLWAQASAQLAGAQRFVLTNVTTVDSAGLALLAELAARARATGTAPRFEGQPAGLADLQAAYRLTPELDFPA; encoded by the coding sequence ATGCCAGCGGCAAGTGACGCCGGCGTACGCCGGGATGGCGACGCGCTCGTGTTCACGGGCGCGCTGGACCGCGCCGCGGCCGCCGTGCTGTGGGCGCAGGCCTCGGCGCAGCTGGCCGGCGCGCAACGCTTCGTCCTGACGAACGTCACTACCGTGGACAGCGCCGGGCTGGCACTGTTGGCGGAACTGGCCGCGCGCGCGCGCGCCACCGGCACCGCACCGCGTTTCGAAGGCCAGCCCGCTGGCTTGGCCGACCTGCAGGCCGCGTACCGACTGACGCCGGAACTGGATTTCCCGGCGTAA
- a CDS encoding ABC transporter substrate-binding protein, translating into MKHSFLSIALSAAILASAPVAVFAQAAAPAAAAKPNSASQVVLSSSTRILATLDQRRAEFKANPAALRQYVTSEFNTLFDGDYSARLVLGVHGRGASDADVKLFGQALTERLLSAYGARLADFNARLKVRVKSESPLPGGKGVKVETEFMQPDQTVTPITFYARNVGGQWKVFDVLPEGVSFVQTFKTQFDTPLRQKSIAQVAADLKSGKLQVNGNASGK; encoded by the coding sequence ATGAAGCATTCCTTCCTGTCCATCGCCCTGTCGGCGGCCATCCTGGCCTCCGCGCCGGTCGCGGTGTTCGCGCAGGCCGCAGCGCCGGCGGCCGCCGCCAAGCCGAACAGCGCCAGCCAGGTGGTCCTGAGCAGCAGCACGCGCATCCTGGCCACGCTCGACCAGCGCCGCGCCGAGTTCAAGGCGAATCCGGCTGCCCTGCGCCAGTACGTGACCAGCGAATTCAACACGCTGTTCGACGGCGACTACTCCGCCCGCCTGGTGCTGGGCGTGCATGGCCGTGGCGCCTCCGACGCCGACGTGAAGCTGTTCGGCCAGGCCCTGACCGAGCGTCTGCTGTCGGCCTACGGCGCACGCCTGGCGGACTTCAACGCGCGCCTGAAAGTGCGGGTGAAGTCGGAATCGCCGCTGCCGGGCGGCAAGGGCGTGAAGGTCGAGACCGAGTTCATGCAGCCCGACCAGACGGTCACCCCGATCACTTTCTACGCGCGCAATGTCGGCGGCCAGTGGAAGGTGTTCGACGTGCTGCCGGAAGGCGTGTCCTTCGTGCAGACGTTCAAGACCCAGTTCGATACCCCGCTGCGGCAGAAGTCCATCGCCCAGGTGGCGGCGGACCTGAAGTCCGGCAAGCTCCAGGTCAACGGGAATGCCAGCGGCAAGTGA
- the mlaD gene encoding outer membrane lipid asymmetry maintenance protein MlaD, protein MSVRGPRLEFAVGAFLLLALASLLVLALASTNKRFGVGGGSYELTARFTNLGQLRKQAPVKIGGVVIGQVADIQLDPVKFESIVTLSIDSQYKDLPADTAAGIFTSGLLGENYIGLSPGGDPEVLKPGEEIAFTQPAVDLLQLAGKYMFSGGANNAAGSGETPASGETAAPPVTEEPTP, encoded by the coding sequence ATGTCCGTCCGTGGACCCCGCCTCGAATTCGCCGTCGGTGCCTTCCTGCTGCTGGCCCTGGCCTCGCTGCTGGTGCTGGCGCTGGCTTCCACCAACAAGCGCTTCGGCGTGGGCGGGGGCAGCTATGAGCTGACCGCGCGCTTCACCAACCTCGGCCAGCTGCGCAAACAGGCGCCGGTGAAGATCGGGGGCGTGGTCATCGGACAGGTGGCCGACATTCAGCTGGATCCGGTCAAGTTCGAGTCCATCGTCACCCTGTCCATCGACAGCCAGTACAAGGACCTGCCGGCCGATACCGCGGCGGGCATCTTCACCAGCGGCCTGCTGGGCGAGAACTACATCGGCCTGTCCCCGGGCGGCGACCCGGAGGTGCTGAAGCCCGGCGAAGAGATCGCCTTCACGCAACCGGCGGTAGACCTGCTCCAGTTGGCCGGCAAGTACATGTTCAGCGGCGGCGCCAACAATGCCGCAGGCTCCGGGGAAACCCCGGCCAGTGGCGAGACCGCCGCGCCCCCCGTTACGGAAGAACCCACTCCATGA
- a CDS encoding MlaE family lipid ABC transporter permease subunit, producing the protein MPFVAATRSLGRAGLFSLSVFRASTPTRDFFAELTREIYKIGGRSLPIIAVGGAFVGLVLTLQGYRTLTTFGASDALSTLLGLSLYRELGPVLTALLFIGRAGSSIAAELGLMRATDQIKALELMAIDPVAKAVAPRFWAAVLTVPLLTGFFCSLAISASYFEAVHVLGLDNGTFWSALQNSVDFWDDFGVALLKSAVFGGTSALVAAYVGFHAEPTIEGTSVATTRAVVNASLLVLMFNFVMSALLFRS; encoded by the coding sequence ATGCCCTTCGTCGCCGCCACCCGTTCGCTCGGCCGCGCTGGCCTGTTCTCGCTGTCGGTCTTCCGCGCCTCGACGCCGACCCGCGACTTCTTCGCCGAACTGACCCGCGAGATCTACAAGATCGGCGGCCGCTCGCTGCCGATCATCGCCGTGGGCGGTGCGTTCGTGGGCCTGGTGCTGACCCTGCAGGGCTACCGCACGCTGACCACGTTCGGCGCCAGCGACGCACTGTCCACGTTGCTGGGGCTGTCGCTCTACCGCGAACTGGGCCCGGTGCTGACCGCGCTGCTGTTCATCGGCCGCGCCGGCAGCTCGATCGCCGCGGAGCTGGGGCTGATGCGCGCCACCGACCAGATCAAGGCGCTGGAGCTGATGGCCATCGATCCGGTGGCGAAGGCCGTGGCGCCGCGCTTCTGGGCGGCGGTGCTGACGGTGCCGCTGCTGACCGGCTTCTTCTGTTCGCTGGCGATCAGCGCCAGCTACTTCGAGGCCGTGCACGTGCTCGGCCTGGACAACGGCACCTTCTGGTCCGCGCTGCAGAACAGCGTGGATTTCTGGGACGACTTCGGCGTGGCGCTGCTGAAGTCGGCCGTGTTCGGCGGCACCAGCGCATTGGTCGCGGCCTACGTGGGCTTCCACGCCGAGCCCACCATCGAGGGCACCTCGGTGGCGACCACCCGCGCGGTGGTGAACGCCTCGCTGCTGGTGCTGATGTTCAATTTCGTCATGTCTGCATTGCTGTTCAGGAGCTGA
- a CDS encoding ATP-binding cassette domain-containing protein — protein sequence MTPADAPAVHLSGLRLDRGGRTILRGIDLTVPRGSIAAVLGPSGSGKSTMLAALTGELPPVAGTVEVFGQPVPHRSRALLEMRKGVGVLLQGNGLLTDLTVAENVALPLRTHTKLPDALIRRLVDFKLNAVGLRAAADAYPRELSGGMARRVALARALALDPPLMIYDEPLTGLDPIASGVIMSLIQRLNDTLGLTSIIVTHHVHETLPIADQAVVIANGGLVFSGTPADLEATSDPLVKQFLRGEPDGPIAFDTVTRGEAA from the coding sequence ATGACGCCTGCCGACGCTCCTGCCGTGCACCTCTCCGGACTCCGCCTCGATCGCGGCGGCCGCACGATCCTGCGTGGCATCGACCTGACCGTGCCGCGCGGCAGCATCGCCGCCGTGCTCGGTCCATCCGGCAGCGGCAAGTCGACGATGCTGGCGGCGCTGACCGGCGAGCTGCCGCCGGTCGCGGGCACCGTGGAGGTCTTCGGCCAGCCCGTGCCGCACCGCAGCCGCGCGCTGCTGGAGATGCGCAAGGGCGTGGGCGTGCTGCTGCAGGGCAACGGTCTGCTGACCGACCTGACCGTGGCCGAGAACGTGGCGCTGCCGTTGCGCACCCATACCAAGCTGCCCGACGCGCTGATCCGCCGGCTGGTGGACTTCAAGTTGAATGCGGTGGGCCTGCGTGCGGCCGCCGACGCCTACCCGCGCGAGCTGTCCGGCGGCATGGCGCGTCGCGTGGCGCTGGCCCGCGCGCTGGCGCTGGATCCGCCGCTGATGATCTACGACGAACCGCTGACCGGCCTGGACCCGATCGCCTCGGGCGTGATCATGAGCCTGATCCAGCGCCTCAACGACACCCTCGGGCTGACCAGCATCATCGTGACCCACCACGTGCACGAGACGCTGCCGATCGCCGACCAGGCGGTGGTGATCGCCAACGGCGGGCTGGTCTTCTCCGGCACGCCGGCGGACCTGGAAGCGACCTCGGACCCGCTGGTGAAGCAGTTCCTGCGCGGCGAGCCGGACGGCCCGATCGCCTTCGATACGGTCACGCGCGGGGAGGCCGCCTGA